In Anaerolineales bacterium, the following proteins share a genomic window:
- a CDS encoding phosphatase PAP2 family protein has protein sequence MPNKANTPPLVESLQEQVTPKPTAHKRPLPYRIAIFVACLAGLIFLLSFAPAEQRQVLWRALFLRRSLILPLLVLGLLALSLLWARGQEIDNRAFLFFNLRGRRPRWLDIALGTFSQLGNGALAIGLSLYLFQRNQDLSLQLALGVLTLSIMVELLKALTDRARPFLTNANARVVGWREPGRSFPSGHTAQIFFLATLLYHHFQPGPWLGALLFAVALGVGFTRMYVGAHYPRDVIGGALLGLMWGTLANLIDPYWVPLFSWLG, from the coding sequence ATGCCCAACAAAGCCAACACACCGCCCCTGGTTGAAAGCCTGCAAGAGCAGGTAACCCCCAAACCCACCGCCCATAAACGCCCGCTCCCCTACCGCATCGCCATCTTCGTGGCCTGCCTGGCCGGGCTGATCTTCCTGCTCAGCTTTGCCCCGGCGGAGCAACGCCAGGTGCTGTGGCGCGCCCTGTTCCTGCGGCGCAGCCTGATCCTGCCCTTGCTGGTACTGGGGCTGCTGGCGCTCTCGCTATTGTGGGCGCGCGGCCAGGAGATCGATAACCGCGCCTTCCTGTTCTTCAACCTGCGCGGCCGCCGCCCGCGTTGGCTGGATATTGCCCTGGGCACCTTCAGCCAACTGGGCAACGGCGCGCTGGCCATCGGCCTGAGCCTGTACCTGTTCCAGCGCAATCAGGATCTCTCGCTGCAACTGGCGCTGGGCGTTCTGACGCTCTCGATCATGGTGGAGCTGCTCAAGGCGCTGACGGACCGGGCGCGGCCCTTCCTCACCAATGCCAACGCCCGCGTCGTGGGCTGGCGTGAGCCGGGGCGCTCCTTTCCCAGCGGGCACACCGCGCAGATCTTCTTTCTGGCTACCTTGCTGTATCACCATTTCCAGCCCGGGCCGTGGCTGGGCGCGCTGCTCTTCGCCGTCGCCCTCGGCGTGGGCTTCACGCGCATGTACGTCGGCGCGCACTACCCGCGCGATGTCATTGGCGGCGCGCTGCTGGGGCTGATGTGGGGCACGCTGGCCAACCTGATCGATCCGTATTGGGTGCCGCTATTTTCTTGGCTCGGATAA
- the rdgB gene encoding RdgB/HAM1 family non-canonical purine NTP pyrophosphatase, with product MTDLVLATNNSGKRGELAAWLATHGLASLRLWTPAELGLELQPEESGTSYAENAMIKARAFAQASGRPALADDSGLEVAALGGAPGLHSARYAPQPDANDADRRQHLLAELAAHPAPWPARFVATLCLALPDGRQGFAAGECAGEISPAPRGAGGFGYDPIFIVAGSGGRSMAELSLEEKNQLSHRARALQALLPHLRQL from the coding sequence ATGACAGATCTGGTGCTGGCCACCAATAACTCCGGCAAACGCGGCGAGCTGGCCGCATGGCTGGCCACGCATGGCCTCGCCAGCCTGCGCCTGTGGACGCCCGCCGAACTCGGCTTGGAGCTGCAGCCTGAAGAAAGCGGCACCAGCTACGCCGAGAATGCTATGATCAAGGCGCGCGCCTTTGCGCAGGCCAGTGGCCGCCCGGCGCTGGCCGATGACAGCGGGCTGGAGGTGGCTGCCCTGGGCGGCGCCCCCGGGCTGCATTCGGCGCGCTATGCCCCGCAGCCCGATGCCAACGATGCTGACCGGCGCCAGCATTTGCTGGCGGAGCTGGCGGCGCACCCCGCACCCTGGCCGGCGCGCTTTGTAGCCACGCTGTGCCTGGCGCTGCCCGACGGGCGCCAGGGCTTTGCCGCCGGCGAGTGCGCCGGCGAGATCAGCCCCGCGCCGCGCGGGGCGGGCGGCTTTGGCTACGACCCGATCTTCATCGTCGCCGGCAGTGGCGGCCGCAGCATGGCCGAGCTCAGCCTCGAGGAGAAAAACCAGCTCAGCCATCGTGCCCGCGCCTTGCAGGCACTTCTGCCCCACTTGCGCCAGTTGTAA
- a CDS encoding sigma-70 family RNA polymerase sigma factor, translated as MAKTKQLLREEQVVSEAINGDQQAFALLYDTYVDSIYRFIYIRVEDQQTAEDIASGVFLRAWEKLGKYQQRGLPFRAWLFRIARNAVIDHYRTRKEVAPLEAALNASDRNPHSVSEGVAIKLEAETILRLMNSLTEDQRNVLTLKLVHGLDTEEVAKVLGKRQGAVRALQMRGLQTLAKLMET; from the coding sequence TTGGCAAAAACCAAACAACTTCTTCGCGAAGAGCAAGTCGTCAGCGAAGCGATTAACGGCGATCAGCAGGCTTTCGCCTTGCTCTATGACACGTACGTAGACAGCATCTACCGTTTTATTTACATACGCGTCGAAGACCAGCAAACCGCTGAGGATATTGCCTCCGGCGTGTTTCTGCGAGCGTGGGAGAAGTTGGGCAAATACCAGCAACGCGGGCTGCCCTTCCGAGCCTGGCTGTTTCGCATTGCCCGCAATGCGGTGATCGACCATTACCGCACCCGCAAGGAAGTGGCTCCGCTGGAAGCCGCGCTGAATGCTAGTGATCGTAACCCCCATTCGGTTTCGGAGGGCGTGGCGATCAAGCTGGAGGCCGAAACCATCTTGCGGTTGATGAACAGCCTGACAGAAGACCAGCGTAACGTCTTAACGCTTAAGCTCGTTCACGGCTTAGACACAGAAGAAGTTGCCAAGGTCTTAGGAAAACGTCAGGGGGCCGTGCGGGCACTGCAGATGCGAGGATTGCAGACCCTGGCCAAACTGATGGAGACATAG
- a CDS encoding cold-shock protein — MAERVTGEVKWFNATKGFGFIKRDNGEDVFVHFSAIVGEGYRSLEEGQRVEFVVVQGQKGPQAQDVTPVLP, encoded by the coding sequence ATGGCTGAACGGGTGACGGGTGAAGTCAAGTGGTTTAACGCCACCAAAGGCTTTGGCTTCATCAAACGTGATAATGGCGAAGATGTGTTTGTGCACTTTAGCGCCATCGTTGGCGAAGGCTACCGCTCTTTGGAGGAAGGCCAACGCGTCGAATTTGTTGTCGTCCAGGGCCAAAAAGGCCCCCAGGCGCAAGACGTAACCCCTGTACTCCCCTAA
- a CDS encoding response regulator, with translation MPKILVVEDMPDSAELAAQILRRYGHEVLIAPNGETGLALAFEHKPDLIVYDYWLPDIDARTFLDRLRATPGLDGIPVLACTATPAAALQPGLSENGFSGLLHKPYRVSSLMEAVDAQLG, from the coding sequence ATGCCGAAGATTTTGGTGGTTGAAGACATGCCGGATAGCGCCGAGCTAGCCGCCCAAATTTTGCGCCGCTACGGCCATGAAGTGCTGATAGCGCCCAACGGGGAAACCGGGCTGGCCCTGGCGTTCGAACACAAGCCTGATCTGATCGTTTACGACTATTGGCTGCCCGATATTGATGCGCGCACTTTTTTGGACCGCTTGCGCGCCACCCCGGGCCTGGATGGCATCCCCGTTTTGGCCTGCACCGCCACCCCAGCCGCCGCCTTGCAACCCGGCCTCTCAGAAAATGGCTTCAGCGGGCTGCTGCACAAGCCCTATCGGGTCAGCAGTTTAATGGAAGCCGTCGACGCACAACTGGGTTGA
- a CDS encoding DUF177 domain-containing protein: MAKRNPLRINVGFLVKADAGYSRTIEFDVGEMVLSEDFTVRELKGSVTFGRTPQGLVAEVALSGRTAADCVRCLEPFDQAIATEFTELYAFDERSVTEAHLLVPPSHQIDLAPLAREYLLLDMPITPLCRPDCKGLCVVCGTNRNQQECGHAQHPQDPQPPADEAPDPRFAALKDLLDPKE; encoded by the coding sequence ATGGCTAAGCGCAACCCTTTACGCATTAATGTCGGTTTCCTGGTCAAGGCCGATGCCGGCTATAGCCGCACCATCGAATTTGATGTGGGCGAAATGGTGCTTTCCGAGGATTTTACGGTGCGCGAGCTGAAGGGCAGCGTCACCTTTGGGCGTACGCCGCAAGGCCTGGTGGCTGAGGTGGCGCTGAGTGGGCGCACCGCCGCCGATTGTGTGCGCTGCCTGGAGCCGTTTGACCAGGCGATCGCCACCGAGTTCACCGAGTTGTACGCCTTTGACGAGCGTTCGGTGACCGAGGCGCACCTGTTAGTACCGCCCAGCCACCAGATCGATCTGGCACCGCTGGCGCGCGAATACCTGCTGCTGGATATGCCGATCACGCCGCTGTGCCGCCCCGACTGCAAGGGGCTGTGCGTGGTGTGCGGCACCAATCGCAACCAGCAGGAGTGCGGGCATGCCCAGCACCCGCAAGACCCGCAACCCCCCGCGGACGAGGCGCCCGATCCACGCTTCGCCGCGTTGAAAGACCTGTTGGACCCAAAAGAGTAG
- a CDS encoding tetratricopeptide repeat protein, producing MKLALALLLCLGLLGCNLPTSPQAVPPSQAGSADLPTAAEPSPTPAPSFDEYLALAQDAANAADWAAAIAYLDAALVLDAQSAQAYWQRGVAQQSAQALDAALQDFDQALALAPDWASAYQSRGLLYIQRGDAAAALADLNRAIELAPTFAQAYRNRAALQRSLGNYTAASFDLQVYLSLVPSAPERASIEAEIGAMQQQALAQAGADGLLFTDDFSNPASGWYSNGGPETRAAYEQGGYLLEQTQPNAVVWALPGRIVSDVRVQVTSTRTGGDDNNFFGLLCRVQGTGQTGDFYAFLISSDGYFGISKKSGDALELIGQEMMLRHPAIRLGGEPNRIEALCVGERLALYVNGELVAETSDAEYASGQVGLLVGALEAGGSQILFDDFAVYSAAP from the coding sequence ATGAAACTGGCATTGGCCCTTCTGCTATGTCTTGGGCTGCTGGGCTGCAACCTGCCCACCAGCCCGCAAGCCGTGCCGCCCAGCCAGGCGGGCAGCGCGGACCTGCCGACTGCGGCGGAACCCAGCCCCACGCCGGCTCCCAGCTTTGACGAATACCTGGCGCTGGCGCAAGACGCTGCCAACGCCGCCGATTGGGCCGCGGCGATTGCCTATCTGGACGCTGCCCTGGTGCTGGATGCGCAAAGTGCCCAGGCCTATTGGCAACGCGGTGTGGCTCAGCAGTCTGCCCAGGCGCTGGATGCCGCCCTGCAAGACTTTGACCAGGCGCTGGCCTTGGCGCCGGATTGGGCCTCGGCCTACCAGAGCCGTGGCCTGCTATATATTCAGCGCGGCGATGCCGCTGCCGCCCTGGCGGACCTCAACCGGGCGATCGAGTTAGCCCCCACCTTTGCCCAGGCCTACCGCAACCGTGCCGCGCTGCAGCGCAGCCTGGGCAACTACACCGCGGCCAGCTTCGACCTGCAGGTCTACCTCAGCCTGGTGCCCAGCGCGCCGGAGCGCGCCAGCATTGAAGCCGAGATCGGCGCCATGCAGCAGCAGGCCCTGGCGCAAGCCGGCGCCGATGGCCTGCTGTTTACCGATGATTTCTCCAACCCGGCCAGCGGCTGGTATAGCAACGGCGGGCCGGAAACCCGCGCCGCCTATGAGCAGGGCGGCTACCTGTTGGAGCAAACGCAACCCAATGCGGTAGTGTGGGCCTTGCCTGGCCGCATCGTCAGTGATGTGCGCGTGCAGGTGACCAGTACCCGCACGGGCGGCGACGACAATAACTTCTTCGGCCTGCTGTGCCGCGTGCAAGGCACCGGCCAGACCGGCGATTTCTACGCCTTTCTGATCAGTAGCGATGGCTATTTTGGCATCTCCAAAAAGAGTGGCGATGCGTTGGAGCTGATCGGGCAGGAGATGATGCTGCGCCACCCGGCCATTCGCCTGGGCGGCGAGCCTAACCGCATCGAGGCGCTGTGCGTCGGGGAGCGCCTGGCGCTCTACGTCAACGGCGAGCTGGTGGCCGAGACCAGTGATGCCGAGTACGCCAGCGGGCAAGTGGGGCTGCTGGTGGGCGCACTGGAAGCGGGCGGCAGCCAGATTCTCTTTGATGATTTCGCTGTGTACAGCGCAGCACCTTGA
- a CDS encoding HD domain-containing protein, with amino-acid sequence MFSKLREFYIPVLVQIALPYMLLALALSAGATYITTRLIVDSVEERFTNQLFASAVQVEDSLVRKEEELLADLRLLSNIQGVAAALQSNDAAQLQTLLLPVAINDGVEYLGVVSAQAGPLLSAALGPSGYLGIAPPSGLLQLPLVTEVLAGREDAGGDKYAQVLALESGAHLVLSGPIRQDGVVVGVLLVGRSVESLAAALREESLAQVSFYSADGQLLASSLAQPRPLSSAQAQAVNRSEDSGSLILPLAEERITYNELNSVWAVRDGQPAGIVGVSLATNFLVQATQFSRTNTLILTMASLVLVILVGVWLAGRITEPLSRLKRAAQRAAAGDLSASVPVDSNDEIGVLGRSFNHMLGSLSRSKQELLGAYERTIEGWARATDLRDHETEGHSRRVAELTVELARRMGLNGEQLVTIRRGALLHDIGKIALPDSILLKPGPLTAEEIGIMRRHPEHARSFIEQIDFLKPALAIPYHHHERWDGSGYPLGLKAQEIPLEARIFAVVDVWDALTSDRPYRKAMARDEAWALIAAGAGSHFDPQVLATFQEMIAG; translated from the coding sequence ATGTTCTCAAAACTGCGTGAATTTTATATCCCGGTGTTGGTGCAAATTGCCTTGCCTTACATGCTGCTGGCCCTGGCCCTGTCTGCCGGGGCTACTTACATCACCACGCGGCTGATCGTGGATTCGGTGGAAGAGCGCTTTACCAACCAGCTCTTCGCCAGTGCCGTGCAGGTGGAAGACAGCCTGGTGCGCAAGGAAGAAGAGCTGCTGGCCGATCTGCGCCTGCTCAGCAACATCCAGGGCGTGGCCGCTGCGCTGCAAAGCAACGATGCCGCGCAGCTGCAGACCCTGCTGCTGCCCGTGGCGATCAACGACGGCGTGGAGTACCTGGGCGTGGTGTCCGCCCAGGCTGGCCCGCTGCTCAGCGCTGCCCTGGGCCCCAGCGGTTACCTGGGCATTGCGCCGCCCAGCGGGCTGCTGCAGTTGCCGCTGGTGACGGAGGTGCTGGCCGGGCGCGAGGACGCCGGCGGCGACAAGTATGCCCAAGTGCTGGCGCTGGAAAGCGGCGCGCACCTGGTGCTGAGCGGCCCGATCCGCCAGGATGGCGTGGTGGTGGGCGTGCTGCTGGTGGGCCGCAGCGTCGAGAGTCTGGCCGCCGCGCTGCGCGAGGAGAGCCTGGCGCAGGTGAGCTTCTATAGCGCCGATGGGCAACTGCTCGCCTCCAGCCTGGCACAACCACGCCCGCTCAGCAGCGCGCAGGCACAGGCGGTCAACCGCAGCGAGGACAGCGGCAGCTTGATCCTGCCCTTGGCTGAAGAGCGCATTACGTACAATGAATTGAACTCGGTTTGGGCGGTGCGGGATGGCCAGCCGGCGGGCATCGTGGGCGTTTCCCTGGCTACCAACTTTCTGGTGCAAGCCACCCAATTCAGCCGCACCAATACGCTGATCCTCACCATGGCGTCCTTGGTGCTGGTGATCCTGGTGGGGGTGTGGCTGGCCGGGCGCATCACCGAGCCACTCAGCCGTTTGAAGCGCGCCGCCCAGCGCGCCGCCGCGGGTGACCTGAGCGCCAGTGTGCCGGTGGATAGCAACGATGAAATTGGCGTGCTGGGGCGCTCGTTCAACCACATGCTCGGCAGCCTCAGCCGCTCGAAGCAGGAGCTGCTGGGCGCGTACGAGCGCACCATCGAAGGCTGGGCACGCGCCACGGATCTGCGCGACCACGAGACCGAAGGGCACAGCCGCCGCGTGGCCGAGCTGACCGTGGAGCTGGCGCGCCGCATGGGCCTGAATGGCGAGCAGCTGGTCACCATCCGCCGCGGCGCGCTGCTGCATGACATTGGCAAGATCGCCCTGCCGGATTCGATCCTGCTCAAGCCCGGCCCACTGACCGCCGAAGAGATCGGTATTATGCGCCGCCACCCTGAGCACGCGCGTAGTTTTATCGAACAGATCGATTTTCTCAAGCCGGCCTTGGCGATCCCCTACCATCACCATGAACGCTGGGATGGCAGCGGCTACCCGCTGGGTTTGAAAGCGCAAGAGATCCCGCTGGAGGCACGCATCTTTGCTGTGGTGGATGTGTGGGATGCGCTGACCTCAGACCGCCCGTATCGTAAAGCGATGGCGCGCGACGAAGCCTGGGCGCTGATTGCCGCGGGTGCCGGCAGCCACTTTGACCCGCAGGTGCTGGCCACGTTTCAGGAGATGATCGCAGGCTAG
- a CDS encoding sigma-70 family RNA polymerase sigma factor, with the protein MSFQSPPDDDSLEQPVLFSTPNHFLPNEMEDFERLRWHYLSEENENEEDSLATLGTAEPDADAAEAYELPADEVIDTVGLYLKEMSAVPLLTMEQEVSLAKRMEAAKKALSQLKKQPASAAKRGQLEALVEDGRQARDHLIRANTRLVVSIAKKYMARGVPFLDLIQEGNLGLMKAVSKFDYRRGFRFSTYATWWIRQTITRAIADQGRTIRVPVHMIDRIRLLYKTAHMLEQKNGQPPSLDELAKEMKEEVGKVDWMLRVSWLPLSLESPVGDEEDSELGMFVEDENSPSPSQSAYKNMMEQKVHEVLSTLSPREARILRLRFGLENGRYYTLEEVGEKFGLTRERIRQIEGKALRRLRHPLRARQLRDYAQEG; encoded by the coding sequence ATGTCTTTTCAGTCCCCGCCTGATGACGATTCACTGGAGCAACCGGTGCTGTTCAGCACGCCCAATCACTTCCTACCCAACGAGATGGAAGACTTTGAGCGCCTGCGCTGGCATTATCTGAGCGAAGAGAACGAGAACGAAGAGGACAGCCTGGCCACGCTCGGCACAGCCGAGCCGGATGCCGATGCGGCCGAAGCCTACGAGCTGCCCGCCGACGAAGTCATCGATACGGTGGGCCTGTATTTGAAGGAAATGTCGGCCGTGCCGCTGCTGACCATGGAGCAAGAGGTCAGCCTGGCCAAGCGTATGGAGGCAGCCAAGAAGGCGCTCAGCCAGCTCAAGAAGCAGCCGGCCAGCGCCGCCAAGCGCGGCCAACTGGAAGCGCTGGTGGAAGACGGCCGCCAGGCGCGCGATCATTTGATCCGCGCCAATACCCGCCTGGTGGTGAGCATCGCCAAGAAGTACATGGCGCGCGGCGTGCCCTTCCTCGATCTGATCCAGGAGGGCAACCTGGGCCTGATGAAAGCGGTCAGCAAGTTTGATTACCGCCGCGGCTTCCGCTTCTCGACCTATGCCACCTGGTGGATCCGCCAAACGATCACGCGGGCGATCGCCGATCAGGGCCGCACGATCCGCGTGCCGGTACACATGATCGACCGTATCCGCTTGCTGTACAAAACCGCGCACATGCTGGAGCAGAAGAACGGCCAACCGCCCTCGCTGGATGAGCTGGCGAAAGAGATGAAGGAAGAGGTGGGCAAGGTGGACTGGATGCTGCGGGTCAGTTGGCTGCCGCTCTCCCTGGAAAGCCCGGTGGGCGACGAAGAGGATTCGGAGCTGGGCATGTTCGTGGAAGACGAAAACAGCCCCAGCCCCAGCCAAAGCGCCTACAAGAATATGATGGAGCAGAAGGTACACGAAGTACTGAGTACGCTAAGCCCGCGCGAGGCGCGTATCCTGCGCCTGCGCTTCGGGCTGGAGAATGGGCGCTACTACACGCTGGAAGAGGTGGGCGAGAAGTTTGGCTTGACCCGTGAGCGCATCCGCCAGATCGAGGGCAAAGCACTGCGCCGCCTGCGCCATCCGTTGCGCGCCCGCCAACTGCGCGATTACGCCCAGGAAGGCTGA
- a CDS encoding cold-shock protein has translation MAEKEKGTVKWFNSAKGYGFLERDSGGDIFVHFSAIIADGFRTLKEGQRVEFVVGDSDKGPQAQDVVVVD, from the coding sequence ATGGCAGAGAAGGAAAAGGGGACGGTAAAGTGGTTTAATAGCGCAAAGGGCTACGGCTTTCTCGAGCGCGACTCTGGGGGGGACATTTTCGTCCACTTTAGTGCGATCATAGCCGATGGGTTTCGTACCCTGAAAGAGGGCCAACGGGTGGAGTTTGTTGTCGGCGATAGCGACAAAGGCCCGCAAGCCCAGGACGTTGTAGTGGTTGACTGA
- the metG gene encoding methionine--tRNA ligase: MSKHILVAVAWPYANAEIHVGNLTGSYLPADIFARYHRLRGNQVLMVSGSDAHGTPITVKSDAEGVTPVEIYKRYHAGFVELFQKLGLQYDLFTSTHTRNHFKVSQTMFLALKENGYLYTEEQQQWYSASLGKFLPDRYVEGTCYICGFEGARGDQCDNCGNVLDATQLIQPRAKEDGSTPQLRTTTHYFLDLGKLQPEVMQFLETRQSYWRPNVVNRSLGWIRSEGLHGRPITRDLDWGIPLPVQDGDWASKRLYVWFEAVIGYLSAAIEWAALSGEPQAWQRWWTDPAARAYYFIGKDNIDFHAIMWPAELIGVGEQFTAIYSGEQGKPLTLPYDVPANEFLNMENRKISGSRNWGVWGLDFLSRYDADPLRYYLTVNMPESSDANWDWDDFVRRNNNELVATWGNLANRVLSFAAKHWEGRVPQPGALRPQDEALLASIEAGYDSVGQLIENVKLRGALGEAMGLAAEVNRYLDEQAPWTQVKTDKDAAGKTIYTALRAIDNLKLLLAPFLPHTSEALHQMLGYHAPLFGEQYTETVSDDLGEHLALRYRAAAIPGHWRPSTLEGGRALQQPGPLYKKLEPSIADEERARLGGAA, translated from the coding sequence ATGAGCAAACACATTCTGGTGGCCGTTGCCTGGCCCTATGCCAACGCTGAAATTCACGTCGGGAATCTAACCGGCTCGTACCTGCCTGCCGATATTTTCGCCCGCTACCACCGCCTGCGCGGCAATCAGGTGCTCATGGTCTCCGGCTCGGATGCGCACGGCACGCCGATCACCGTGAAATCTGACGCCGAGGGCGTGACCCCGGTGGAAATCTACAAACGTTACCATGCCGGCTTTGTGGAGCTGTTCCAAAAGCTGGGCCTGCAGTACGACCTGTTCACCAGCACGCACACGCGCAACCATTTTAAAGTTTCGCAAACCATGTTTCTGGCGCTGAAGGAAAACGGCTATCTCTACACGGAAGAACAGCAACAGTGGTATTCCGCCAGCCTGGGCAAGTTTTTGCCTGATCGCTATGTAGAGGGCACCTGCTACATCTGCGGCTTTGAAGGCGCCCGCGGCGACCAGTGCGATAACTGTGGCAACGTGCTCGATGCCACGCAACTGATCCAGCCGCGCGCCAAGGAAGACGGCTCCACCCCGCAACTGCGCACCACTACGCACTACTTTCTCGATCTGGGCAAACTGCAACCTGAAGTGATGCAGTTCCTTGAAACGCGCCAGAGCTACTGGCGCCCCAATGTGGTCAACCGCTCGCTGGGCTGGATCCGCAGCGAAGGCTTACACGGCCGCCCGATCACGCGTGACCTGGATTGGGGCATTCCGCTGCCCGTGCAGGATGGCGATTGGGCCAGCAAGCGCCTGTACGTGTGGTTCGAAGCCGTGATCGGCTACCTGAGCGCCGCCATCGAATGGGCGGCCCTCAGTGGCGAGCCGCAGGCCTGGCAACGCTGGTGGACTGACCCGGCGGCACGGGCGTATTACTTCATTGGCAAAGACAACATCGATTTCCACGCGATCATGTGGCCGGCCGAGCTGATCGGCGTGGGCGAACAGTTCACCGCGATCTACAGCGGCGAGCAAGGCAAGCCGCTGACGCTGCCCTATGACGTGCCCGCCAACGAATTCCTGAATATGGAGAACCGCAAGATTTCCGGCAGCCGCAATTGGGGCGTATGGGGGCTGGATTTTCTCAGCCGCTATGATGCCGACCCGCTGCGCTATTACCTGACGGTGAATATGCCCGAGAGCAGCGACGCCAATTGGGATTGGGATGATTTTGTGCGTCGCAACAACAATGAGCTGGTGGCCACCTGGGGCAACCTGGCCAACCGCGTGCTGTCCTTCGCCGCCAAGCATTGGGAGGGCCGCGTGCCGCAGCCCGGGGCGCTGCGCCCGCAAGACGAAGCGCTGCTGGCCAGCATTGAGGCCGGCTACGACAGCGTGGGCCAATTGATCGAGAACGTGAAGTTGCGCGGTGCCCTGGGCGAAGCGATGGGCCTGGCAGCCGAGGTGAACCGTTACCTGGATGAGCAGGCGCCCTGGACCCAAGTGAAGACCGATAAGGACGCCGCCGGCAAGACGATCTACACCGCGCTGCGCGCCATCGATAACCTGAAGCTGCTCCTGGCGCCCTTCCTGCCGCACACCAGCGAGGCGCTGCACCAGATGCTGGGCTACCATGCCCCGCTGTTCGGCGAGCAATACACCGAAACCGTCAGCGATGACCTGGGCGAGCATCTGGCGCTGCGCTACCGCGCGGCGGCGATCCCCGGCCACTGGCGCCCCAGCACGCTGGAGGGCGGCCGCGCCCTGCAGCAGCCCGGCCCGCTGTACAAGAAGCTCGAACCCAGCATCGCCGACGAAGAGCGGGCGCGCCTGGGCGGAGCGGCTTAG
- a CDS encoding NifU family protein, whose product MTEASTQILDVTSAATDKIAELIRTRGKPGLAVRVGIRGTLPGGGYQTEFKFQDRRNATPEDIVQPAGEFDFLFDPDVAKKVQGCRVDYDDQRYAAGFNIEYPPAPFGPPAERIRSDWSDPLAVRVQQVINEYINPGVAGHGGWVLLTDVKSTSVYVEMGGGCQGCGLSAVTLRQGIERAIMEAVPEVTEVIDITEHGEGENPYYSQDAAQAVNGASPLA is encoded by the coding sequence ATGACCGAAGCCAGCACCCAAATTCTTGACGTTACCTCTGCGGCAACTGACAAAATTGCCGAATTGATTCGCACCCGCGGCAAGCCCGGCTTGGCCGTGCGCGTCGGCATCCGCGGCACGCTGCCCGGTGGCGGCTACCAGACGGAGTTCAAGTTCCAAGACCGGCGCAATGCCACCCCTGAGGATATTGTGCAGCCTGCCGGTGAGTTCGATTTCCTCTTCGATCCCGATGTAGCCAAGAAGGTGCAGGGCTGCCGCGTAGACTACGATGACCAGCGCTATGCGGCGGGCTTCAACATCGAATACCCGCCGGCGCCGTTTGGCCCGCCGGCTGAGCGCATTCGCTCCGACTGGAGCGATCCGCTGGCGGTGCGCGTGCAGCAGGTGATCAACGAATACATCAATCCCGGCGTGGCCGGCCACGGCGGCTGGGTGCTGTTGACGGATGTCAAGAGCACCTCGGTCTATGTGGAGATGGGCGGCGGCTGCCAGGGCTGCGGCCTCTCGGCGGTTACGTTGCGCCAGGGGATCGAGCGTGCCATCATGGAAGCCGTACCCGAGGTCACCGAAGTCATCGATATCACTGAGCATGGCGAGGGCGAGAACCCGTATTACTCGCAAGACGCCGCCCAGGCGGTCAATGGCGCTTCGCCGCTGGCCTAG